From the genome of Oxyura jamaicensis isolate SHBP4307 breed ruddy duck chromosome 2, BPBGC_Ojam_1.0, whole genome shotgun sequence, one region includes:
- the TMEM14C gene encoding transmembrane protein 14C, producing MAVDWLGFGYAALVASGGLIGYAKAGSVPSLAAGLLFGSLAGLGAYQLSQNPNNIWISLITSGTLTAVMGARFYNSGKFMPAGLIAGVSLLMVGRLALKMVDKPHEK from the exons ATGGCTGTGGACTGGCTCGGCTTCGGCTACGCTGCCCTGGTGGCATCAGGAGGGCTCATTGGCTACGCAAAAGCAG GTAGTGTCCCGTCGCTAGCTGCTGGCCTCCTCTTCGGAAGTTTGGCAGGACTGGGTGCCTATCAGCTCTCACAGAATCCAAATAATATTTGGATTTCTCTGA TTACATCTGGAACGTTGACTGCCGTGATGGGAGCGAGATTTTACAACTCTGGAAAATTCATGCCAGCAGGGCTAATTGCTGGTGTCAG TTTGCTGATGGTTGGAAGATTAGCGCTGAAGATGGTGGATAAGCCCCATGAAAAGTAA